The genomic window ACCGTATTTCGCGACCCGGTATCTACTGCCCCGAATCAACCATTTCAGGGAAGGCATGCCTGATACGGATTTGCGCATGACGACCATGGTTGACACCCCCGATTTTGCCCGCGACGATATCGATGTGGCTGTGCAATGGGGCTATGGGGACTGGAAAACATACGATACCACACTCTTGCTGCAGGATCATAAAATCATCACCTGCACTCCGGATATTGCCGCCCAAATCCAAGCGCCTTCTGATCTTCTGAACCATACACTTTTGCACCCTGTTCTTCACAACTCTCTATGGTCGGATCTTTTGGCATTTTTGGATGTAGGCGACCAACCACCTGCCAGCGAAGTCGCCTTTCATGACGCCGCCACCATGCGCCGGGCGACGTTGTCGGGGATGGGAATCGGCCTCGTCTCGGAACTGGATGCCATCAATGACGTGCGCGCGGGCGATCTGGTTGCCCCCCTTGGGCTGGACGCACTCAAAGACTTGCCGCCGCGTTGTGTGCCCGGTTTCTATCTTGTTTTGCCCAAAGGACATCGGCGCGTGAACATCGTGGCCAAGCTGTGTGAGTGGATCACATCTGAAAATTGGGCGGAGGTGCCAAATTGACGGTGGGATCAGCCACGATCATCACAGGGGCCGCTTCCGGTATCGGTGCCGCGCTGACCAAGCGCTTGGCCGGTTCTGGTGCGCGCCTTACATTGCACACTCGCCACTCGAAAGAACGGTTGGAGGCCGTCGCTTCCGAAGCCCGCCGCGCAGGCGCTGAGGTTGAAACCATCCTCGGGGATCTCGCCAATGCTGGCACTTCATCAGAGATCGCTATGACGCATCAGTCCCGGTTTGGCGCACTGGATCATTTGGTTGCCAATGCAGGTTTCCCGATTTTGAAATCGCTGGATGACATTACAGCTGATGGGGTGGATGGCTCCTGCTCCAACCGGCGTCGCAATGCGCCATAATGCAGGTGTCTAAATCTGCTTTGAGAGGAGCCACCCCATGCAAGTTACCACAATCGGCGTTGACCTGGCCAAGAACGTTTTCCAAGTCCATGGTATCGCAGAGAACGACGATGTGTTGTTCAACAAGCCCCTGAGACGGGCGCAGTTTCTGCCGTTCTTTGCTAAATTAGAACCCTGCCTGATCGGCATGGAGTCTTGCAGCAGCGCCCATCATTGGGCCCGCGAGTTGACGGCCTTGGGCCACGAGGTGCGTTTGATCCCGCCGATGTATGTGAAGCCCTACGTCAAGCGCGGGAAGTCAGACGCGATCGACGCTGAGGCAATCTGTGAAGCAGTGACACGACCCACGATGCGCTTTGTTGCGATCAAAACGGTTGAGCAACAAGCCTTGCTATCGCTTCATCGGGCTCGCGACCTTTTGGTCCGTCAAAGGACGCAACTGATCAACGGCCTACGTGGCCTTGTTGCCGAGTTTGGCGTTTACATTCCGAGAGGGCTGGCTCGGGTGATTGGCTTCGCCGAAAACATCACCCTTGGTGAAGTGCTCGACTTGCCGGACATCGCCAACGAGGTGATCCGCAACCTGTCAGATCAGCTCATGGCTCTGCATAAGCGGGTCCGATGGTATGAAGAGCGCCTCAAGCAAGTGGCCAAAGAAGATGCGCGTGTCCGTTTGCTGCGCACGATACCCGGCGTCGGCGTGGTGACGGCCTCTGCGATCATCGCCAGCATCGGCGACGGGCATCAGTTCCGTAATGGCCGGGAGTTCGCCGCCTGGCTGGGCTTGACGCCTGCGAATAAATCCAGCGGAGGAAAGGAAAAGCTGGGGCGGATCACCAAGATGGGCGATCAATATTTGCGATCGTTGCTTGTCGTCGGCATGACATCACTGGTCCGACAAACACGGTCCCACCCCGAACGCGCCAGCAAGTGGCTGACGTCACTGCTCGAACGCAAACCTGCGCGTGTTGCAACCGTCGCCATGGCCAACAAGACCGCCCGGATCGTCTGGGCTGTCCTGACCCGCGATGAACCCTACAGCCCCCGTGCGGCAGCCTGAGAAGAAAGGAACATCGAGTTAGCAAGACCCGCGAGATGATGGTGCATAAGTCAGCCGCCAAAACCAGGACACCCCGCCGAATGTCCCGGGCGTCATAGCCCGCTAAGCTGTAAGGGACTTGGTTTGCGGAACCCATCAGGGCCAGCGGTCACAACCGCGCAAACAGGCCGGACACATGACTGCTTCTGACAAATGCACAAATCAGATCAAAAAGGACTTGCTATGCAGGAGCCATCCACACAGGACATTCGCTGCGTTGCGCTCGAACGTCCGGTTCTAGTCACCTGGAACTGTAATTCGTATCATTGTTTGAACTGAGCTTCAGGAGGTGATGCGATGGTTGGACGGGTTGCGGATGCGGTGGTGCTGAGCGATGAAGAGCGCCGCTTTCTCGAAGGTCAGGTTCGGCAGCACAAGACGCCCCGGTCTTTGTCGGATCGCTGTCGGATGATCCTGTTGTGCGCCGAGGGGCTGCCCAGCAAGGAAGTGGCTGCACAGCTTGGCGTGCACGAGCACACGGTGGGCAAATGGCGCAGGCGTTTTGCACAGGATCGGATCGAAGGCCTCACCGACGAATACCGCCCCGGTCGCCCGCGCACGGTGTCGGATGAACAGGTGGCCGAGGTGATCGAGCGCACGCTGAACACCATGCCAAAGGACGCAACCCACTGGTCGATCCGCTCAATGGCTGCCGCGACGGGGCTGTCTCACACAACAATTCGGCGGATTTGGAACGCATTCGGGCTACAGCCACACCGCAGCGAGACTTTCAAACTCTCAACCGATCCGCTGTTCGTGGACAAGGTGCAGGATATTGTCGGGTTGTACCTGTCGCCGCCGAACCGGGCTATCGTGTTGTGCGTAGACGAGAAATCCCAGATTCAAGCGCTGGATCGGGAACAGCCGGTCCTGCCCATGGCGCCCGGCGTGGCTGAGCGGAGAACTCACACTTACATCCGCCACGGTACGACCTCGCTCTTTGCCGCTCTGGATATTGCCACCGGTGCCGTGATCGGAAAGTGCTACAAACGGCATCGTGCAACAGAGTTTCCGGACTTTCTCAAAAAGATCGACCGGCACGTGCCCGCAGGCCCCGACGTGCATATCGTCATGGACAATTATGCCACCCACAAGACGCCGAGGGTCAAGGCTTGGCTGGCGCGCCGCCCGCATTGGCACGTCCACTTCACGCCTACGTCAGCGTCATGGATCAACCAGGTGGACCGCTGGTTCGCCGAATTGACCCGCAAGCAGCTACAGCGGGGCGTGCACCGATCAACCGTAGAGTTGGAGGCCGACATTGTGGCATTCATCGAGGCCCACAACGAGAACCCAACGCCGTACAAGTGGGTCAAATCCGCAGACGAAATCCTCGCATCCGTCAAACGGTTCTGCCAGCAAACTCAGCAAACCTTATGCCGCGAACTTTAGATACAGGTGACTAGGCAGCGTACTTACAAAGAGCTTCACGTTTCCAGCCTGTTATGATTCATTTCCCGCAAGACAATATGCGGAGCAGTGGAATGGCGCGGTCAGATTTGAGCGATTTGGAGTGGGAGTTCATCAAAGCAGTGCTCCCAAATAACAGCCGAGGGGTTAAGCGTGTCGATGATCGGCGTGTGATCAATGGCATCTTCTATGTCTTGCGCACAGGCATCCCGTGGCGCGATTTGCCCGATCAATACGGCCCCTACACAACGATCTACAACCGTTTCAACCGATGGACTTATGCGGGCATTTGGGATCGGGTAATGGAGGCGGTCGCCGATGCGCACAATATCGACACCGTGATGGTGGATGGCACATCGGTTCGGGTTCACCATTCTGCAGCGACGCTCAAAAAAACGACCCGCGTCGTTGCATGGGCCGGTCGCGGGGTGGGTTAACCACGAAAATACATGCACTTACCAATCAGGACGGGTTGCCGATCCGCTATGAACTGACGCCGGGCCAAGCCCACGATGCACCCCCATGCGAACAGCTTTTGGACGGGCTGCAACCTGGCCAATACGTTCTGGCTGACAAGGCATATGACGCGGATTGGATCCGCAAGATGATCTGGGAACAGGGCGCCATCGACGTCATCCCGTCCAAATCCAACCGCAAACTGCCCGCCGAGTTCGACGTCGATATCTATCGCGAGCGCAACAAGATCGAGCGGTTCTTTGGCCGCCTCAAAGCTTCCTTCCGCCGTATAGCCACCCGATACGAAAAGACATCTGCCAACTTCTTGGCGATGATCAAACTCGCATCCGTCAGGCTATGGTGCCAGTTTTATGAGTCCGCTGCCTAATTTCTTCGAGCGTGGGACGCCGATCCCGTTCACTGCTCTTGCCCGTGATACCCAGTTTGTCCGCCACTTTCCGGGCGTCCTCCATAGCCTGCGCGTTTAGTGGAAAGCCCCAGGCGGGTCTGGCGATGGAGAACACCGCGCCGAGATGCGAAAGGTAGTTGGCGACGGTTTGAGGCTGGACGCCGCTGTTCAGCTTCTCTTGCGCAAATTCGACGATGTCGGCGCTGGTTATCGCGTCACAGTGTTTGTCCGCGATATCAAAAGTCTTGATGCTCTTCAGAACCTGGGTCTTGGTCCGACCGATCTGTTTGTTGCTTTCTTGGACATACCTGTCGATGGCATCGGCCAAGGTCGGTGTCTTCTTGCTTTTCGGTTGAGTTTTGAGCGCATCAAGGGCACCGGGTCGCGCCAGACTTTCTTCGCGGTTTTCAATCCACGCCGCAGCGGTTGATCTGCGCTCGAATGTCTGACTTTCGCGAAGTAAGACTTTACCTTGCCGCATCACTGAGATTTGTGCGAGCCAAGCAAGCTATGGTGCCATTCTTGCGACGACGCTTTATGATGGTTCCCATGATTTACAACATGGCCTTTCATTTTACAACACGAGTTGTAAATGTAGCAGATCATGGGCCTAAATGGCAAGATATCGAACATAGACGAACTTGAGCACTCGGAGCTAAGTATTGGAAAAGGCCGTAAAATTTCAGATTGACGAAAGTAGCAGATTATCCATCGCCCCGATGATGGATGGTAGAGATTCATGCTCTATTTCAATGGGTTGCATAGCGTCGTGTGCAGCTCATGTTCATGTTCCGATCGCGTGATTTCGCGCTGCTTCGCGGATTTTCGGGTGCTGCTGGACGAGGTCTCGCCTTTCGCTGTGAAGTAGCATTCAACCCCTAGGGAACGAGCGGAGCGAACTTCGAGACGGTAGTCTGTCGACCGCACTTCGGCAAGGAAAGGTCGACGGTCGAGCACCGCGAGGTCCTTTGTCGTGTCCGGGACTCTCTGTCATTCGGTCCGACCAATGATCTATTTCAGGTAACTAATTGCACACTTTCAGGACGGCCGCCTCCAAGGCGAGGGCAGAGCTACGAGAGGAGTCCTGAAAACCGAGTGCCGCGCTTCAGCCAAAATTCCTGCGACAGAAGCCTTAGGCGCCATCGCAAACCGTTGAAATATACTGGCTTCCACGTTCATCCAGGCGTCGCGAAAGTATCTCACGCTGGCTGTCTGAAAAGGTGAAGTTACAGACATCCTTAATTTCACCACCTTCGAGCTCTGTGCGCGCATTCATCGTTATAGACAGACCGCTGATATTGCCTTCGCTAATCTCCGTAGCAATACGATGCCAAAGAACACGATTTGCGCGATCAAAATCAATTGCACGATACTCGGCGCCGGCGGCGTTGCGGCCTTGGATCAGTATTGGTGAAAAAGGCGTCGAGGGCCCAGACGATCCACTTTGCGTTCGTTTGTAGTCTGCGATGACGTAAAGGGTGACCGGAAACAATTCGGAAAGGTCTTCCGGAATGTTTGGTCCAGAGACATCGACATCAATCCAGAGCCTGCTAACCACTTCATTTTGGCCAATCGCGCCGGTATTGATGAAATAGAAGGGCAATATGACAGACAAGCGGCCACGAGGCTCTGAGTTGCCGTCTTCACTGCCCAAGCAAGTGCTGACCCTTGCCTCACATCTGAGTTCCACCACCCTGTTACTCGGAGCAATCATTTCCACTTCGGGGCCTATCTGATTTCGCCAAACTTCTGTTCCGACGGCGAAAAGCGAAAGCAGCAAGGCAATGAAAGCGAACCAATCTGAGATCTTCATCCTGGCGAAAAGGGACTTTGAAGAACTCCGAGGCGCATTGGCAGCGGCATCTTCAGCCTTTGTTGGCCCTGCGGTTTCCACGGAACCCTCCATCAGTCTGGATCGCAAGTGAAAAGAATGAACTGGCGTCCGCGCTGCAAATCATCTGAGAAAGGAACGACTTCACCTATTGCGGCAGCGTCCGCCCTAAGCCGTGCAAGGTCGTCTCCCCAAACAACCCGTGCCTCGCATCCGCACCCGTCATCCAAGCTGTTTCTGTCGCCATTCTGAGGTACCGTGAGCACTCCTACACCGCGATCATTCATCAACTCAAAGTTGCCTGACAAGGACATCTCCGGAACTGAGAAAGTGTCAGGATCGCACGTTGCCGCCTCATCATCACATCCACAACCGTCATCGCCGTCTGCAGACAGATAACGTGATTCAAAGTGATCTATCCAAGGCCTAATCGTTATTTCTGGATCATTGAGGCCGCCCTCAAAGGGGATTATTGACAGGCTTCGTCGCAGCCGATCACCTTCTTCAGTTTCGTGGAGCCAAGTTACAAACTCGTTGGGATCCGAGCCCCCAGCTGCGTAGACACCTGCGGAGACAACGGGAATGTTGAGGTTCCAGCCCATCGGAACATAGACCGTGGTCGCTTCTGGCTCGTTGACCGGATTCGCGAAACCAAACCCAAGTGGGATCATGTCTGTTGTTCGGACTGCAGACGGGCTCCCAGGAACGGTCAGCGTCTCACCTGTCAGCCAATCATTCCAGTCGCTGTCGAGCGTTTCAGTTATCTGTGCCTGTCGATCGGAGAGACCGCCCTGATCTAAGCCCAAGACCACAAGAAGGTCCGGGTCATTTGAAAGCGCGTCTTGCATAGCGTCGTTAAACTGGGCCTGATCATTCTGCCAACGAAGGGAAGGCACCGTTCTGACTTCACCGAAATCCGCAGCCAACGCTGTTAGCGTAGAGTCGGGAATTGTCATCCATTCAGGCGTAAAGATCACGATTCCGTCTGAAAATGCTGGTGAAATGCCACCTATCATGATTGAACATGTGATAGGAAGAATAGCTTTGTATTGCATGACTTTAACTCCTGATAAACTCGCAGTGCGATGAAACTCCAAGCCGGCGTCGAAACTCAAAACAGCTTGAGAACCTGAGTAATCGATCCTAGAATTTTCGCTGCAGTTACAAAAGAGTTTGCAATTGCAGTTCTTTCCGCAACGATCGTGTCAAGCTCAGACTTTGCATTTTTGAACTCATCGGTAACCTTGAGATACGACGCTGGACCGCTTGCGGTAAGGATTGCCATGTACTCTGCCTCCAATGCAGAAATGGCGTCTTTCACAGCACTTTCCTGCGCCGAGCTCATACCTGTCGAATGGCGTTCGACACGATAGAGGTCGCCCAATGCGTTTATGATGCGGTCTTTGGCTTTCTTGTTAGAAACGCTCATTGGGTATCCTTCCCTTCAATGGTTTCGACCAGAGCTTCAACTTCCTGCAAGATGGCCACGAACTCGGCAAAGGCCTCCTCTAGAGGCTTGTCCGCGGTGACTGTAAGTACATGCGCAATTCGAAGATTTCGCACCGCTGCTGGACCAGATCGGATCAGCTTAAGGTCAGCGTCAATCTGAGTGCGTCGCCCAGACAGTTCCGTCAAACGCTCATCGGCGTCGGGCAACCTGCGTGACGCCGTCAATACGCATCGGGCCGAGGAATTCCAACGCTGAGCAAACTCTTCAGTTTCTTCGCTGACTTGAGCCACGTCTCGGGTCAGCAAGTCTTCCATGAGGAACAGTGGATCAATCGCTTCGCGCATAATTTCGCGAATGCGCTTTTGGCGTGATGACTCGCCAATACGCCCAAGAAGAGCAAACGCTTGCCCAGTAGCATCGCCAATACGCGCATCGGCCCCGGCCGCTGTTGCAAAATCACCAAGTGCTGTTCCAAAACCAGCTCGAGCCTCCTCCAGCTCCGCCAGGCTTTGCCCCCGAGAAGCGTCAACCAACGCCTTTACGTAAGAGGTTAGAGCGCGCCCTGCGGCTGCTTGCTGTGAAGCAAGAGTTGTCACAGGCGCTCTGTTCGCCTGTACTCCGAGACTATAATCAGTTCCTCGCAGGTAATTGCACAAGTTACGATTTTCGTTTGTTTCGCGGTACAATTCACGTTGGAGGCGATCCGGTGTACCGGCCACCGAAGCCGCTGCAGACGCAAGACCGTCAAATTCTTTGGAAACTTGGTCGCTCAACGGCTGTGTGCATGCACCCAGTGCAATCAAGCTCGCTAAAATGAAGTTCGATTTGAGAAATCTCATATAAAAGCCCTCCGAGTAGCTAAGAGTATGTTAGAGGACCGACCGAACCGATTGGCGAAGTCCACGATCATGGCTGCACCAACACCCACTAACTGACGTGATCTAATTTTTGGACTAGCTTAGCCCTTTGCCATGAGAGAAGAGCCGAGCCTGGTCGAGGTCGAACAAAACATCAGGATCCAGTTCCTTGCCTGTCAACGCGAGCTCTTCAGTCATCATTGCCAAACTGACGAGGCCGCCCGCGACTGCTGTTGCGGCTGATGTTCCAGAAAACCTCGCAAAAAGCGAACCGATCTCGAGCAAGTTATCGCTATCATCGCCAGACAAACTCGGCGTTTCCGTTGGATTATAGCCTTGGCGCCCAAGAGGGTCCAAAGTGATGACGTCTCTGGGGTTGATTGGCTTATAGTCGGAACTTTCTTTCCGCAATTCCGGTAGCAAATACGCAAAGTTGTCGTGAACTGTCTTCTCGCGGTCACTGCGCGGTAATTGCGTGCTCAACGTCTTAATCATGCGTCGCCCCTCAACTATGG from Rhodophyticola sp. CCM32 includes these protein-coding regions:
- a CDS encoding IS5 family transposase (programmed frameshift), with protein sequence MARSDLSDLEWEFIKAVLPNNSRGVKRVDDRRVINGIFYVLRTGIPWRDLPDQYGPYTTIYNRFNRWTYAGIWDRVMEAVADAHNIDTVMVDGTSVRVHHSAATLKKNDPRRCMGRSRGGLTTKIHALTNQDGLPIRYELTPGQAHDAPPCEQLLDGLQPGQYVLADKAYDADWIRKMIWEQGAIDVIPSKSNRKLPAEFDVDIYRERNKIERFFGRLKASFRRIATRYEKTSANFLAMIKLASVRLWCQFYESAA
- a CDS encoding LysR substrate-binding domain-containing protein; protein product: MTHSRLRLPPLNALKSFHAAVRHDSIRAAADELLVTPQAVSQQIKLLEDTLQVTLFNRKGRSIEKTEAAIILARFVDAGFEELAEGVRRVTNQKYHNRITINVSPYFATRYLLPRINHFREGMPDTDLRMTTMVDTPDFARDDIDVAVQWGYGDWKTYDTTLLLQDHKIITCTPDIAAQIQAPSDLLNHTLLHPVLHNSLWSDLLAFLDVGDQPPASEVAFHDAATMRRATLSGMGIGLVSELDAINDVRAGDLVAPLGLDALKDLPPRCVPGFYLVLPKGHRRVNIVAKLCEWITSENWAEVPN
- a CDS encoding IS630 family transposase; amino-acid sequence: MVGRVADAVVLSDEERRFLEGQVRQHKTPRSLSDRCRMILLCAEGLPSKEVAAQLGVHEHTVGKWRRRFAQDRIEGLTDEYRPGRPRTVSDEQVAEVIERTLNTMPKDATHWSIRSMAAATGLSHTTIRRIWNAFGLQPHRSETFKLSTDPLFVDKVQDIVGLYLSPPNRAIVLCVDEKSQIQALDREQPVLPMAPGVAERRTHTYIRHGTTSLFAALDIATGAVIGKCYKRHRATEFPDFLKKIDRHVPAGPDVHIVMDNYATHKTPRVKAWLARRPHWHVHFTPTSASWINQVDRWFAELTRKQLQRGVHRSTVELEADIVAFIEAHNENPTPYKWVKSADEILASVKRFCQQTQQTLCREL
- a CDS encoding SDR family NAD(P)-dependent oxidoreductase produces the protein MGSATIITGAASGIGAALTKRLAGSGARLTLHTRHSKERLEAVASEARRAGAEVETILGDLANAGTSSEIAMTHQSRFGALDHLVANAGFPILKSLDDITADGVDGSCSNRRRNAP
- a CDS encoding IS110 family transposase, producing MQVTTIGVDLAKNVFQVHGIAENDDVLFNKPLRRAQFLPFFAKLEPCLIGMESCSSAHHWARELTALGHEVRLIPPMYVKPYVKRGKSDAIDAEAICEAVTRPTMRFVAIKTVEQQALLSLHRARDLLVRQRTQLINGLRGLVAEFGVYIPRGLARVIGFAENITLGEVLDLPDIANEVIRNLSDQLMALHKRVRWYEERLKQVAKEDARVRLLRTIPGVGVVTASAIIASIGDGHQFRNGREFAAWLGLTPANKSSGGKEKLGRITKMGDQYLRSLLVVGMTSLVRQTRSHPERASKWLTSLLERKPARVATVAMANKTARIVWAVLTRDEPYSPRAAA